The Afipia massiliensis genome has a segment encoding these proteins:
- the tolB gene encoding Tol-Pal system beta propeller repeat protein TolB, whose product MIAAAPLKLSRRQVMSGVASAGLLLAMPVSKALAQARVTVTEGNFQPIPIAIPNFVPGSQGDGEVAAGIAQVITNNLKRSGLFAPIDQAAFIERISNIDVPPQFASWRQINAQALVTGRATRQGDGRLKAEFRLWDVPQAQQLTGQQYFTSPESWRRIAHIISDQIYERLTGEKGYFDSRVVFVDETGPKDRRVKRLAMMDQDGANVRYLTRGADLVLTPRFSPSTQEITYMEFGKGDPRVYLFNVETGQREIVGNFPGMSFSPRFSPDGQRIVMSMQQGGNSNLFVMDLRSKSMTRLTDTPAIDTSPSYAPDGGRICFESDRGGKPQIYVMGAGGGAAQRISFGEGSYSTPVWSPRGDYIAFTKQGGGQFSIGIMKPDGSGERILTSGYHNEGPTFAPNGRVVMFFREAGGGPSLYTVDISGRNEQKVPTPGFASDPAWSPLLS is encoded by the coding sequence ATGATTGCGGCAGCCCCTTTGAAACTTTCACGCCGTCAGGTGATGTCGGGTGTCGCTTCCGCCGGCCTGCTGCTGGCGATGCCGGTCAGCAAGGCGCTGGCGCAGGCGCGCGTCACCGTCACCGAAGGCAACTTCCAGCCGATTCCGATTGCGATCCCGAACTTCGTTCCCGGCTCGCAGGGCGACGGCGAAGTCGCGGCCGGCATCGCGCAGGTCATCACCAACAATCTGAAGCGCAGCGGACTGTTCGCGCCAATCGATCAGGCTGCGTTCATCGAACGCATTTCCAATATCGACGTGCCGCCGCAGTTTGCGAGCTGGCGGCAGATCAATGCGCAGGCGCTGGTCACCGGCCGCGCCACGCGGCAGGGCGACGGCCGCCTCAAGGCTGAATTCCGGCTGTGGGACGTTCCACAGGCGCAGCAGCTCACCGGCCAGCAGTATTTCACGTCGCCGGAATCCTGGCGTCGCATCGCGCACATCATCTCTGACCAGATTTACGAACGTCTCACCGGCGAAAAGGGTTACTTCGACAGCCGCGTCGTGTTCGTCGACGAGACCGGTCCGAAGGACCGCCGGGTCAAGCGGCTTGCGATGATGGATCAGGACGGCGCCAACGTGCGTTATCTCACCCGTGGCGCGGATCTCGTGCTGACGCCGCGGTTCTCGCCGTCCACGCAGGAAATCACCTACATGGAATTCGGCAAGGGTGATCCACGCGTTTATCTGTTCAACGTCGAAACCGGTCAGCGCGAGATCGTCGGCAACTTCCCCGGCATGTCGTTCTCGCCGCGGTTCTCGCCTGACGGCCAGCGTATCGTCATGAGCATGCAGCAGGGCGGCAACTCGAACCTGTTCGTGATGGACCTGCGCTCCAAGTCGATGACGCGATTGACCGACACCCCGGCGATCGACACGTCGCCGTCCTATGCGCCTGATGGCGGGCGGATCTGTTTCGAGTCCGATCGCGGCGGCAAGCCTCAGATCTATGTGATGGGCGCGGGGGGAGGTGCGGCGCAGCGCATTTCCTTCGGCGAGGGTAGCTATTCGACGCCGGTATGGTCGCCGCGCGGCGACTACATCGCCTTCACCAAGCAGGGCGGCGGCCAGTTCTCCATCGGCATCATGAAGCCGGACGGTTCGGGCGAACGCATCCTCACCTCGGGTTACCACAATGAAGGGCCGACCTTTGCGCCGAATGGCCGCGTGGTGATGTTCTTCCGTGAAGCGGGCGGCGGGCCGTCGCTCTACACCGTGGATATTTCCGGCCGCAACGAGCAGAAGGTGCCGACGCCCGGCTTCGCATCCGATCCGGCCTGGTCGCCGCTGCTATCGTAA
- a CDS encoding cell envelope integrity protein TolA — protein sequence MKIDKTVAASVALHALVIGWGMVSFSTRAYESMPEDSVPVDIISADQFAKAMAGMKTGKKENPKPMVEKVAEPKPPVDDAVGKIDDKKPPVVTEAAPPPTPKPEEKPVEKKPDPPKPVVEHKPKDEPKPAEKKIEQPKVDPIAEALKKDESKKPPPPKPQAKATPPEPQKQKAERTFDQSKIAALLDKRDPSRESITGAALNSQAALGTARGKAADNSATWGAMFRQQVERCWKKPYGGVEAQKVEAVFTIKLKRDGTLEAMPVPLPGGSSPYFRVYQESAQRAIIECQPYNLPAAYFDEWKFFEPAFTEKFS from the coding sequence GTGAAGATCGACAAGACCGTAGCAGCGTCTGTCGCTTTGCATGCCCTGGTGATCGGCTGGGGCATGGTCTCGTTCTCGACCAGGGCCTACGAGTCGATGCCGGAGGATTCGGTTCCGGTTGACATCATTTCCGCCGACCAGTTCGCCAAGGCGATGGCGGGCATGAAAACCGGCAAGAAGGAAAATCCGAAGCCGATGGTGGAGAAGGTCGCCGAGCCCAAACCGCCGGTGGATGACGCTGTGGGCAAGATCGACGACAAGAAGCCGCCGGTCGTCACCGAGGCGGCGCCGCCGCCCACACCCAAGCCTGAGGAAAAGCCGGTCGAGAAAAAGCCCGATCCGCCGAAGCCTGTGGTCGAGCACAAGCCGAAAGACGAGCCGAAGCCGGCCGAGAAAAAAATCGAGCAGCCGAAGGTTGATCCGATCGCCGAGGCGCTGAAGAAGGACGAAAGCAAGAAGCCGCCGCCGCCGAAGCCTCAGGCCAAGGCCACGCCGCCTGAGCCGCAAAAGCAGAAGGCCGAGCGCACCTTCGATCAGTCGAAGATCGCAGCCCTGCTCGACAAACGCGATCCGTCGCGCGAATCCATCACCGGCGCAGCGTTGAATTCGCAGGCCGCACTCGGCACGGCCAGGGGCAAGGCCGCCGACAACTCCGCGACCTGGGGCGCGATGTTCCGTCAGCAGGTGGAGCGGTGCTGGAAGAAGCCGTACGGCGGCGTCGAGGCGCAGAAGGTCGAGGCTGTCTTCACCATCAAGCTGAAGCGTGACGGCACGCTGGAAGCCATGCCGGTGCCGTTGCCGGGCGGATCAAGCCCGTATTTCCGCGTTTATCAGGAGAGCGCGCAGCGCGCGATCATCGAGTGCCAGCCGTATAATCTGCCTGCGGCCTATTTCGACGAGTGGAAATTCTTCGAACCGGCATTTACCGAAAAATTTTCGTGA
- the tolR gene encoding protein TolR, whose amino-acid sequence MGMSIGGGSSGGGRRHYRRANVMAEINVTPMVDVMLVLLIIFMVSAPLLTVGVPLDLPQTAAKSLDQDKEPLTLSVQLTGKVFLNNTEIPMNELVPKLTAVTQARGGLDERIFVRGDTKVDYGTVMRVMGRLSAAGFKRVALVTEVEQGN is encoded by the coding sequence ATGGGCATGAGCATCGGGGGCGGTTCGAGCGGTGGTGGACGCCGTCACTACCGCCGCGCCAACGTCATGGCCGAGATCAACGTCACGCCCATGGTGGACGTGATGCTGGTGCTGCTCATCATCTTCATGGTGTCGGCGCCGTTGCTGACGGTCGGCGTGCCGCTCGATCTGCCGCAGACCGCGGCCAAGAGCCTCGATCAGGACAAGGAGCCGCTGACCCTCTCGGTGCAACTCACCGGCAAGGTGTTTCTCAACAACACCGAGATCCCGATGAACGAACTGGTGCCGAAATTGACCGCTGTTACCCAGGCGCGTGGCGGCCTGGATGAACGTATCTTTGTTCGCGGCGACACAAAGGTGGATTACGGTACGGTGATGCGCGTGATGGGACGCCTGTCCGCCGCAGGGTTCAAGCGCGTAGCTCTGGTGACCGAGGTCGAGCAGGGAAACTGA
- the tolQ gene encoding protein TolQ, translating to MNPADVAQSALPLASADVSLISLFWHAHFVVKTIMLGLLACSVWVWAIAIDKMLLYARTKKAMDRFEQAFWSGQSIDELYRALAAKPTQSMAALFVAAMREWKRSFESQSRSFAGLQMRIDKVMSVSIAREVERLDRRLLVLATVGSASPFVGLFGTVWGIMSSFQSIAASKNTSLAVVAPGIAEALFATAIGLIAAIPATIFYNKFTSEVNRQAQRLEGFADEFSAILSRQIDERA from the coding sequence ATGAATCCAGCAGACGTAGCGCAGTCGGCCTTGCCGTTGGCATCCGCTGACGTGTCGCTGATCTCGCTGTTCTGGCATGCGCACTTCGTCGTCAAAACGATCATGCTCGGCCTGCTGGCCTGTTCGGTGTGGGTGTGGGCCATCGCGATCGACAAAATGCTGCTTTACGCGCGCACCAAGAAGGCCATGGACCGCTTCGAGCAGGCATTCTGGTCGGGTCAGTCGATTGACGAACTGTACCGCGCGCTGGCCGCGAAGCCGACGCAATCGATGGCGGCTCTGTTCGTGGCCGCGATGCGCGAGTGGAAGCGCTCGTTCGAGAGCCAGTCGCGCTCCTTTGCAGGTCTGCAGATGCGGATCGACAAGGTGATGAGCGTGTCGATCGCCCGCGAGGTCGAGCGGCTGGACCGGCGGTTGCTGGTGCTGGCGACGGTCGGCTCCGCAAGCCCGTTCGTCGGCCTGTTCGGCACCGTCTGGGGCATCATGTCGAGCTTCCAGTCCATTGCCGCCTCGAAAAACACCTCGCTTGCAGTGGTCGCCCCCGGCATCGCCGAGGCGCTATTTGCCACCGCCATCGGCCTGATCGCCGCAATTCCGGCGACAATTTTCTACAATAAGTTCACCTCGGAGGTGAACCGGCAGGCCCAGCGGCTTGAAGGGTTCGCCGACGAGTTTTCGGCGATCCTGTCGCGCCAGATCGACGAGCGCGCGTGA
- a CDS encoding DUF6498-containing protein, whose protein sequence is MSLIVLSNLVPLLGILFWGWDTFVLLCLYCLETAAIGFWTIARVATMSRDPGSVAGRSIAGTLALAGFFTVHAGLFMTVHMLFIYTLFAGPWAGRIHDARDFISLIVIGKDLWIPLLALFVGQGAIFINDAVNRFVFAKAPLTGADTGAIMGGFYKRIVIMHLAIMGGAFIAQAIGTAAPLIVLVLLKVTIEIRFQIKARSIKA, encoded by the coding sequence ATGTCGCTCATTGTCCTGTCGAATCTGGTACCGCTGCTGGGAATCCTGTTCTGGGGCTGGGACACGTTCGTGCTGCTGTGTCTCTATTGCCTGGAGACCGCGGCGATCGGATTCTGGACTATTGCGCGGGTCGCGACGATGTCCCGCGATCCGGGCTCGGTCGCGGGACGCAGCATTGCCGGCACGCTTGCGCTGGCGGGATTCTTTACTGTGCATGCCGGGCTGTTCATGACCGTGCACATGCTGTTCATCTACACGCTGTTCGCGGGCCCGTGGGCCGGGCGCATTCACGATGCGCGGGATTTCATCAGCCTGATCGTGATCGGCAAGGATTTGTGGATTCCGCTGCTAGCGCTGTTCGTGGGTCAAGGCGCGATCTTCATCAACGACGCGGTAAACCGTTTCGTGTTCGCGAAGGCGCCGCTGACCGGCGCCGACACCGGCGCGATCATGGGCGGCTTCTACAAGCGCATCGTGATCATGCATCTGGCGATCATGGGCGGCGCGTTCATCGCGCAAGCGATCGGAACCGCCGCGCCGCTCATTGTGCTGGTGCTGCTCAAGGTCACGATTGAGATCCGCTTTCAGATCAAGGCGCGAAGCATCAAAGCCTGA
- a CDS encoding DUF2852 domain-containing protein has product MANPANANTAHLDRWGRPAWAGPRHDNYESRPDWRPGFHPGRILLIVAGFIIWWPLGLAALAYSLWSRNMGCWSHDRHGRWADKMERMQDKMERMRSRMEGRGYYAPSSGNRAFDDYRMETLRRLEEEQTEFKDFLDRLRHAKDKEEFDAFMAQHKQRPTPPNDQPQG; this is encoded by the coding sequence ATGGCGAACCCCGCAAACGCCAACACCGCACACCTCGACCGATGGGGCCGCCCCGCTTGGGCCGGACCGCGTCACGACAACTACGAATCTCGCCCCGACTGGCGTCCGGGTTTTCATCCCGGCCGGATCCTCCTGATCGTGGCCGGTTTCATCATCTGGTGGCCGCTTGGGTTGGCCGCTCTCGCTTACTCACTCTGGAGCAGAAACATGGGTTGCTGGTCTCATGATCGTCACGGCCGCTGGGCCGACAAGATGGAGCGCATGCAGGACAAGATGGAGCGGATGCGCAGCCGCATGGAAGGCCGCGGATACTACGCGCCGTCGAGCGGCAACCGCGCCTTCGATGACTACCGCATGGAGACGCTGCGCCGTCTCGAGGAAGAGCAGACCGAGTTCAAGGACTTCCTCGATCGCCTGCGTCACGCCAAGGACAAGGAAGAGTTCGACGCCTTCATGGCGCAGCACAAGCAGCGCCCGACGCCGCCGAACGATCAGCCGCAGGGATAA
- a CDS encoding TetR/AcrR family transcriptional regulator codes for MVQKKQNPPKPAVDPPKKRGRPRAFEPDVALGKAMDTFRDGGFAATSLDDLSEAMGINRPSLYGTFGDKRELFLKAYERYRAEMAATFAPAFAPGLTLRQMLERIYAIALDVYLAGENGPRGCFTVMTATSEAMADPEIRPLVQRALGSTQRTLAKRFQIAVETGELPPTANVQVLSQIAASTVEALAIRSRARLPRAELEAIAKGTVDLICGPSPAGTKAW; via the coding sequence ATGGTACAAAAAAAGCAGAATCCGCCGAAGCCAGCAGTTGATCCGCCGAAAAAGCGCGGGCGTCCGCGCGCCTTCGAGCCGGACGTGGCGCTGGGCAAGGCCATGGACACGTTCAGGGACGGCGGCTTCGCCGCGACTTCTCTCGACGATCTAAGCGAGGCGATGGGCATCAACCGGCCGAGCCTCTACGGGACATTCGGCGACAAGCGTGAGCTGTTTCTGAAGGCCTATGAGCGTTACCGCGCCGAAATGGCGGCGACCTTTGCGCCTGCTTTCGCGCCGGGGCTGACGCTGCGGCAGATGCTGGAAAGGATCTATGCGATCGCGCTCGATGTCTATCTCGCCGGTGAAAATGGCCCGCGCGGCTGCTTCACGGTGATGACGGCGACATCGGAGGCGATGGCCGATCCGGAGATCCGTCCTCTGGTGCAGAGGGCGCTGGGTTCGACCCAGCGCACGCTGGCCAAGCGGTTTCAGATTGCGGTGGAGACTGGCGAGCTGCCGCCGACGGCGAATGTGCAGGTCCTGTCGCAAATCGCGGCGTCGACCGTCGAGGCGCTGGCGATCCGCTCGCGGGCCCGCCTGCCGCGCGCCGAGCTGGAAGCCATTGCAAAAGGAACGGTGGATTTGATCTGCGGACCTTCGCCAGCGGGGACAAAGGCTTGGTGA
- a CDS encoding glutathione S-transferase N-terminal domain-containing protein has product MDLYFSPLACSMATRIALYEAGADARYLEVDPKSKKVLQDNSDFRSVNPLGLVPTISTDDGLVLTENAAILQYVADRFPNAGIGTDAGIERSRLQQWLCFVGTELHKGLFVTLLDRKAPADVHAYTLAKGISRLDYLNSYLEGREFLLDHFSVADAYLGTVLNWTMATPPIDLKKWPAINDYLARFKTRPSVMKALAEEFELYKAEIARHKAAA; this is encoded by the coding sequence ATGGACCTCTATTTCTCTCCCCTCGCCTGCTCGATGGCAACCCGCATCGCGCTTTATGAAGCCGGCGCCGACGCCCGCTACCTCGAGGTCGATCCGAAATCCAAGAAAGTGCTGCAGGACAATTCGGATTTCCGCAGCGTGAATCCGCTCGGCCTCGTCCCGACCATCAGCACCGATGACGGTCTCGTCCTCACCGAGAACGCCGCTATCCTTCAGTATGTGGCCGACCGTTTCCCGAATGCCGGCATCGGCACTGATGCGGGGATCGAGCGCAGCCGGTTGCAGCAGTGGCTGTGCTTCGTCGGCACCGAATTGCACAAGGGATTGTTCGTCACCCTGCTCGACCGGAAGGCGCCGGCTGATGTCCACGCATATACGTTGGCCAAGGGGATTTCGCGGCTCGACTATCTCAACAGCTATCTGGAAGGCCGCGAATTCCTGCTCGATCATTTCAGCGTGGCCGACGCCTATCTCGGCACAGTGCTGAACTGGACCATGGCGACGCCGCCGATCGATCTCAAGAAATGGCCTGCGATCAACGATTATCTGGCTCGGTTCAAGACACGGCCAAGCGTGATGAAAGCTCTTGCCGAAGAGTTCGAACTCTATAAGGCCGAAATCGCGCGTCACAAGGCGGCGGCATAA
- a CDS encoding TetR/AcrR family transcriptional regulator has protein sequence MSWNKGRGRRDGGYHHGNLKEALVQAALDLIANKGPAGFTFAEAARSAGVSPAAPYRHFRDRDELLASVAQQGFEQFEAQLTAAWDDGQPDTPTAFQRIGKAYLAFARENPAYYSAMFESGVPLESNPALLLAGERAFAVIRAASERLVAMAPPGVPRPPAMMMALHIWSMSHGIASLFGRGDAARRKLPMSPEDLLEAGVLIYLKGLGFPTDQHRHAAPSK, from the coding sequence ATGAGCTGGAACAAGGGTCGCGGCCGTCGTGACGGCGGGTACCATCACGGCAATCTGAAAGAAGCGCTGGTGCAGGCCGCGCTCGATCTGATTGCGAACAAGGGTCCGGCAGGTTTCACCTTCGCCGAAGCCGCCCGGTCGGCCGGTGTCAGTCCGGCAGCGCCGTATCGCCATTTCCGCGACCGCGACGAGTTGCTCGCCAGTGTGGCGCAGCAGGGCTTCGAGCAATTCGAAGCGCAACTCACTGCGGCGTGGGACGATGGCCAGCCCGATACGCCGACGGCATTCCAGCGCATCGGCAAAGCCTATCTCGCCTTCGCCCGCGAAAACCCCGCCTATTACTCGGCAATGTTCGAATCGGGCGTTCCGCTCGAGAGCAATCCGGCTTTGCTGCTCGCCGGCGAACGCGCCTTCGCGGTCATTCGTGCGGCGTCTGAACGGCTGGTCGCGATGGCGCCTCCGGGCGTACCGCGTCCGCCCGCGATGATGATGGCGCTTCACATCTGGTCGATGTCCCACGGCATCGCGTCGCTGTTCGGGCGCGGCGATGCGGCGCGGCGCAAGCTGCCGATGTCGCCGGAGGATCTCCTGGAAGCGGGCGTGCTGATCTATCTCAAGGGGCTCGGGTTCCCGACCGATCAGCACCGGCACGCCGCGCCCTCCAAATAA
- a CDS encoding TetR/AcrR family transcriptional regulator: MAKTDTPRDDILAALAEVFRAHGYEGATLALISEATGLGKGSLYNFFPGGKEQMADEVLAAIDRWFVDRIYTPLRTAPDPVQGIADMYAATNDYFRSGQRVCLVGVVALGASRDLFGEKVKDYFAGWVDALAAALRRYGDNRAEARRKAEHAVLEIQGALVLARAFNDAKVFSRALRESEQRLLAQ, from the coding sequence ATGGCGAAAACCGATACCCCGCGCGACGACATTCTGGCCGCTCTGGCCGAAGTGTTCCGCGCGCACGGCTATGAAGGAGCAACACTCGCACTGATTTCAGAGGCGACGGGTCTGGGCAAGGGCAGCCTCTACAATTTCTTTCCCGGCGGAAAAGAGCAGATGGCGGATGAGGTGCTGGCCGCTATCGATCGCTGGTTCGTCGACAGGATCTATACGCCGCTGCGCACCGCACCCGATCCTGTGCAAGGCATTGCGGACATGTACGCCGCGACGAATGACTATTTCCGTTCGGGTCAACGGGTCTGTCTCGTCGGCGTCGTCGCGCTTGGCGCCTCGCGCGATCTGTTCGGCGAAAAGGTGAAAGACTATTTCGCCGGCTGGGTCGATGCGCTGGCCGCAGCGCTCCGGCGCTATGGCGACAACAGGGCCGAGGCCCGCCGCAAGGCCGAACATGCGGTTTTGGAGATTCAGGGTGCGCTGGTGCTGGCGCGTGCTTTTAATGACGCGAAAGTTTTTTCGCGGGCGCTCAGAGAGTCAGAGCAGCGGTTGCTGGCCCAATAG